From a region of the Teredinibacter turnerae genome:
- a CDS encoding di-heme oxidoredictase family protein: MALLHKLLIARALTCGWALAVVLSLGACTPAPDVPSESAAERTPAGAATAPAQPFPSFEIPLPNLPESARMNFFAGKALAEQPWVKAPTATKARDGLGPLYNARTCMFCHVRGGRGRIPEQGDELLIQGILRLSLDHGKYDPTMGVIPHPAYGDQLQTQSISLAHQLRHLASSNLEHSVAPEAYIYVDWQEETFRYPDGETAQLRQPRARIDKLRYGSLDNARTSLRNAPPMLGVGLLEAVPGASILALEDPEDSDKDGISGRANRVWDPQTNRMQLGRFGWKANRADLPVTVAAAFVNDVGITNPIFPDQPCTAQQAACLAAPSGNDEQGHELPQSLLDLVVLFSRNLAVPARRAPQDPDVLRGRTQFYQTGCQGCHQPDYVTGSGIADHLANQHIWPYTDLLLHDMGENLADQRSDFSASGREWRTPPLWGVGVSALVNGSGQLLHDGRARSVEEAILWHGGEAAAVRKTFINLPQSQRQALIKFVESL; encoded by the coding sequence ATGGCGTTGTTACACAAGTTATTGATAGCCAGGGCGCTCACCTGCGGGTGGGCTCTGGCAGTCGTTCTTTCATTGGGGGCCTGTACACCGGCGCCCGATGTTCCTTCGGAGTCCGCCGCTGAGCGCACTCCAGCGGGTGCTGCCACTGCGCCCGCACAACCTTTCCCTTCATTCGAAATACCCCTCCCCAATTTGCCTGAATCGGCACGTATGAACTTCTTCGCTGGTAAGGCCTTGGCGGAGCAGCCCTGGGTAAAAGCGCCGACAGCGACCAAGGCTCGCGACGGCCTCGGCCCCTTGTATAACGCACGTACCTGTATGTTTTGCCATGTTCGTGGGGGGCGCGGCCGCATTCCCGAGCAAGGTGATGAGTTGCTGATACAGGGTATACTGCGGCTCAGCCTCGATCACGGCAAATATGATCCCACCATGGGTGTGATACCGCACCCGGCATACGGCGATCAGTTGCAAACCCAATCCATCTCCCTCGCACACCAGTTGCGTCACTTAGCGTCTTCGAACCTTGAGCACTCGGTAGCGCCTGAGGCGTATATCTACGTGGATTGGCAAGAGGAAACCTTCCGCTACCCGGATGGTGAGACGGCACAACTACGGCAGCCCAGAGCGCGCATCGATAAACTGCGCTATGGCTCACTCGACAACGCCCGTACCAGCCTGCGCAATGCGCCTCCGATGTTGGGCGTGGGGTTGCTCGAAGCTGTGCCGGGGGCGTCAATACTGGCGCTGGAAGACCCGGAGGACAGTGATAAAGACGGAATCTCCGGGCGTGCAAATCGGGTTTGGGACCCGCAAACCAACCGTATGCAACTGGGACGTTTCGGCTGGAAAGCGAACCGCGCGGACTTGCCGGTTACGGTGGCGGCGGCATTTGTGAATGATGTCGGTATCACCAATCCGATTTTTCCGGATCAGCCCTGTACCGCGCAACAAGCCGCGTGTCTGGCGGCGCCTTCGGGCAATGACGAACAGGGTCATGAGTTGCCGCAATCGCTGCTGGATCTAGTTGTGTTATTTTCCCGCAACCTGGCGGTACCTGCCCGCCGAGCCCCGCAAGACCCGGATGTGTTGCGTGGAAGAACACAGTTTTATCAAACCGGTTGTCAGGGCTGTCATCAGCCGGATTATGTGACTGGCTCCGGTATCGCCGACCACCTCGCAAATCAGCATATATGGCCTTACACCGATCTGCTGCTGCATGATATGGGCGAGAATCTGGCTGACCAACGCAGCGATTTCTCTGCCTCCGGGCGCGAATGGCGAACGCCACCGCTTTGGGGGGTGGGCGTCAGCGCGCTGGTGAATGGCAGCGGACAACTATTGCACGACGGTCGCGCCCGCAGTGTGGAGGAGGCGATTCTGTGGCACGGAGGAGAAGCCGCAGCGGTGCGCAAAACCTTTATTAACCTGCCGCAGTCTCAGCGCCAGGCTTTGATTAAATTTGTGGAGTCACTGTGA
- a CDS encoding DUF1513 domain-containing protein: protein MNRRQLLQLSALAFGGLNLPAWALPAKPPAEVILSAQGKNDFGLGWMDEPGLSAGRIQTGFRGHQVVGIGRNRILMVARRPGRTLAVADLASRELNQSVDCPANRVLAGHACVSPDGRTLFTTEADETDGAGYIGIYRADTLARTGEFSSGGIGPHQLAFMPDGRTLVVANGGLHTRAETGKKVLNLATMKPNLTYLDGQTGAVQEQQYLAEAKAGIRHLGVTATGDVVFATQLQRAAMDNNDVNPLGWLHRRGESPRACSAPVNLWAAMDDYAGSVAVNSRHATAGITSPRGDIACFFRIGDGALAGYHRFHDVCGIASTSDDSAFVLSNSQGLVRVIDAATLKELPERRQTYTGWQWDNHLSVMTL from the coding sequence GTGAACAGACGTCAGCTGTTGCAGCTTTCGGCCCTTGCTTTTGGCGGCCTGAACCTGCCTGCCTGGGCTTTGCCTGCGAAGCCGCCGGCGGAAGTCATCCTCTCGGCGCAAGGTAAGAACGACTTCGGACTTGGCTGGATGGACGAACCTGGATTGTCAGCCGGACGCATTCAAACCGGGTTTCGCGGGCACCAGGTGGTTGGCATTGGCCGCAACCGTATTTTAATGGTGGCCCGGCGGCCCGGCCGCACCCTTGCAGTGGCTGATCTCGCAAGTCGCGAGTTGAACCAATCTGTTGACTGCCCAGCAAATCGCGTTTTAGCCGGGCACGCCTGCGTCAGCCCAGATGGTCGTACCCTGTTCACAACGGAAGCGGACGAAACCGATGGTGCAGGGTACATCGGCATATATCGAGCAGATACTTTGGCGCGCACCGGCGAGTTTTCCAGTGGCGGTATAGGGCCACACCAACTTGCCTTTATGCCAGATGGCCGCACGCTGGTAGTGGCCAATGGTGGACTTCACACTCGCGCCGAGACTGGCAAAAAAGTACTTAACCTGGCAACAATGAAGCCGAACCTTACCTATCTGGACGGGCAGACGGGCGCGGTGCAGGAGCAACAGTATCTGGCTGAAGCCAAAGCGGGTATTCGGCACCTGGGGGTAACTGCAACGGGCGATGTGGTATTCGCGACGCAGCTGCAGCGCGCGGCTATGGATAACAACGACGTAAACCCTCTCGGTTGGTTGCACCGGCGTGGCGAGTCGCCGCGCGCCTGTTCTGCTCCAGTAAACCTGTGGGCGGCAATGGACGATTACGCGGGTAGCGTGGCTGTGAATTCACGGCACGCGACTGCAGGCATTACCAGTCCACGCGGTGATATTGCGTGCTTTTTTCGGATAGGTGATGGCGCGTTGGCAGGTTATCATCGCTTTCACGATGTGTGTGGAATCGCCAGTACCAGCGATGATTCCGCCTTTGTCCTCAGCAACTCCCAAGGCCTGGTGCGGGTTATTGATGCCGCGACACTAAAAGAGCTGCCGGAGCGCCGCCAGACTTACACGGGCTGGCAGTGGGATAATCACCTTTCGGTTATGACGCTTTAA